The genomic interval AACGGGCGCGGGATGATGTACTCAGCGCCGAAGCTGGGGATCTCCTCACCATACGCGGTGCCCAGGTCGCTGGCTTCTTCCTTGGCGAGCTGCGCGATGGCGTGCACGCAGGCGAGCTTCATCGCCTCGTTGATGCCGGTGGCGCCCACGTCCAGCGCGCCGCGGAAGATGTACGGGAAGCAGACCGCGTTGTTGACCTGGTTGGGGTAGTCCGAGCGGCCGGTGGCGATGATCGCGTCCGGGCGGGCGCGCTTGGCGTCCTCGGGCATGATCTCCGGGTACGGGTTGGCCAGCGCCAGGATCACCGGGCGCGGCGCCATCGTGGCGACCATCTCCGGGGTCAGGATGCCGCCGGCCGACAGGCCGAGGAACACGTCGGCGCCGGCGACGATCTCGGCCAGCGTGCGCGCCGGGGTGTCGCGGGCGTAGCGGGCCTTGGCCTCGTCGAGGTGTTCGCGGCCGGTGTGGATCACGCCGTCGCGGTCGAAGGCGAGGATGTTCTCGGGCTTCAGGCCCAGGGCGACGAGCATGTCCAGACAGGCGATGCCGGCCGCGCCGGCGCCGGTGGTCGCCAGCTTGACGTCCTCGATGCGCTTGCCGGCCACTTCCAGCGCGTTGACGATCGCCGCCCCGACGATGATCGCGGTGCCGTGCTGGTCGTCGTGGAACACCGGAATCTTCAGCCGCTCGCGCAGTTTGCGCTCGACGATGAAGCATTCCGGCGCCTTGATGTCCTCGAGGTTGATGCCGCCGAAGGTCGGCTCGAGGCTGGCGATGATCTCCACCAGCTTGTCGGGATCGCGCTCGTCGACCTCAATGTCGAACACGTCGACACCGGCGAACTTCTTGAACAGCACGCCCTTGCCTTCCATGACCGGCTTGCCGGCCAGCGCGCCGATGTCGCCCAGCCCCAGCACCGCGGTGCCGTTGCTGATCACCGCGACCAGGTTGCCGCGCGCGGTCAGTTCGCTGGCGGCATTGGGGTCCTTGACGATCTCCTCGCAGGCGTAGGCCACGCCGGGCGAATAGGCCAGGGCGAGATCGCGCTGGGTCAGCATCGGCTTGGTCGCGCTGACAGTGATCTTGCCGGGCGGCGACAGGCGGTGGTAGTCGAGGGCGGCCTGGCGGAAATCGTCGTTGGACATCAGATTGGTCTTGAGTATGGGAATCGGGGCAGGCTCGTGATTCTACCCCCCGCGCCCGCGTCGGACCCGACGCGGGCGGATGGTGCGCATCGCACAGGTCAGAACACGACCTGGGCGCGGACGTTGACGGTGTTGCCCGAATCCGGGCCGCGGTAGCTGCCGACCTGGTTGTCGGTGGTCCAGTGCACGTAGTTGAGCATCAGCCGCGACCAGTTGTTGAGGTACCAGTTCACGCCAAGCGTCCAGGCATCGCCCTCGCCGCCGCGCGCGGCGTCGGTGAAGTCCATGCGGTCGAAGCGCGCGGCCAGTTCCCAGGCGCCGATGCCGCCGTCGGTGACCGGGCGCGCGACGCGGGTAGTGCCCCAGACGCCGGAGCGGGCGCTGAATCCGGGCGTTTCGCCGGTGAGCAGCCAGCCGGCGTAGACCGAGGTCGCTTTCTGGGTGAAGTCGTCGGCGGTGCGCGAGGCGATCGTGCGCTCGGCGTACTCGGCAAACGCCCAGCCGCTGCGCCAGGTGCCACCGAGTTCGGCGCCCCAGATGGTCTCGCGGCTGACGTCGGCGATCGAGCTGGCCGACACGCGCACGTTGTCGTTGAAGTTCGAGGCGATGCGCGGGACCTTGTTGATGCTGGTCACGTCGCGGCCGAAGTCCTCGTACACCGCCCAGCCGCCCAGGTGCACGAAGCCCTGCGCCCGCTTGATCGGGTTCCAGTGCGCACGCGTGGTGACGGTCTGCGAATCGCTCTGGGCGCCGGCGTTGCCGATGTCGTCGCCGGTGAAGCCCAGACTGTAGTGCCAGTTCTGGCCGATGAGCTTCATCTGCGCGCCCAGGCCGAAGTAGCCGCTGTTGGGCGCGCCGATCGAGGCGACCGCGTTGCGCTCCATGAAGGGCGTGCGGGTGAGCGTGGTGCTCGCGTCGATCGCGCGGTCCTTGAGCTTGTTGCCGAGGTAGAACTCGGCCGGCAGGTTGCCCAGGCGCGTGTCCCACGACAGGTAGGCGTCCTTGATGCTGACGTCGTTGTCAGCGAAGTCGGCGTCGATCTTGTAGCCCAGCGCGCCGATGGTGCCTTCGGCGCCCAGGCGCACCTGGCGCATCTCGGTGCCGCCGATGTTGCGGTCGGCGAAGTTCGAGCCGTTGGTCGACGACCAGTCCATCATCACCCGGCCGCGCGGGTGGAAGGTAAAGCTGCGGTCGGCGTTGCGGAACTCCGGTCCGCCGCGGCGCCAGCTGGTGTTGCCGCCGCCGGTGCCGCCGCTGGCGGCCAGTTGCGCGACCTGTGCCTGCAGGATCGCCAGGTCGTCCTGGCGGGTGTCGGCGACGGCCGCGGCGACCTGGGCGTCGGTCGCGGACACAGCCGAAGGCGACGTGGCGACGGCGGTCGCCGGTGCAGGCCGACCCGCTTCGAGCGCGGCCAGGCGCGCGTTGAGCTGTTCGAGCTGGGCGGCCTGGGCCTGCAGCATCTGGGCCTGCTGTTCGACGAGCGTCCGCAGCGCGGCCTCGTCCTGGGCGGTGGCGTCGAAGGCGGCCGTGCCGAGTGCAAGGCCGATGGCGGCAGCGAGTGCCGCAGAGCGCAATGGGTGCATGTGTGTCCCTCCCCCGGGATAGTGGCGTGGGCGCGGCGGTCAGTCGCCGTCCGCGTCGTCGATGTCTTCGTCCGGCACGTTGGTGGCCGGCGCAGGTGCGGTATTGCCGATCAACGGCTGCAGCGAGACCGGCGCGTCCTGCATGAAGCCGTGGCTGCGCGCCCAGGTCGCGAACAGGCGTGGCCACTGCGCGACCAGCGCGCCCGGTCGCCCCAGGCCCCAGCTGTGGCCGCCGCGCTCGAAGATGTGCATCTCGGCCGGCACGCCCTTGGCGCGGGTGGCGTTGAACATCGTCAGGCTGTGGCCGACATCGGCGATCGGATCGTCGGCGGCATGCGCCAGAAACACCGGCGGCATGTCGGCGCGCACGTGCGATTCGACCGAGTAGGCGGCGACCGCGTCGGGCTGCGTGCCCAGCTCGCGACGCGAGCGGGTGGTGTCGAGCGGCGCCTGCAGCGACACCACCGGGTAGAGCATCGCCAGGAAGTCGGGCCGCGACGAGGTGCGGTCGGCGGCATCCAGGGCGGGATAGAAGTCGTGGTCGAAACGCGTGGCGAGGATGCCACCGAGGTTGGCGCCTGCCGACGAGCCCATGACGCCGATCTTCTGCGGGTCGATGCCCAGCGCATCGGCCTGGCTGCGCAGCAGGCGCATCGCGCGCTGGCCGTCCTGGAACGGTGCCACCGCCGGCCAGCCATCGCCGGGCAGCCGGTAATACAGCACGGCGGCGGTGGTGCCGATCGAGGCCAGCCACTGCGCCATCGGCGCGGCGGCGGTGCCGACCTGGATGCGGAAGTAGCCGCCGCCGCCCAGGATCAGCACCGCGGTGCCGTTGGGCTGCGCCGGCCGGTAGATCTCCATCCGCGGCTCGGCGATGCGGGTCACCGCGCCCAGCGCGCTGCCTTCGTTGCCGACCTGCTCGGGGCCGGTGACATTGGTCGGCAGATGGCCGGCCGGCCACAGCGGCACGGTCTGTGGGGCGGTCTGCGCCTGGGCGATGCCGGTACAGGCGAACAACAGGCCGGCGATGGCGCCGGCCCAGCGGTGTGGTGTGGTCATGGGTCCCCTCCCGAGGTGAAGCATGGATGGCGCCGGTCCGGCGCTCAGTCGAGTGCCAGCACGTCGCGGTCGCCGGGGCCGGCGGCCGGATCGGGCGCGGCCATCACCGGCGCCGGCTTGCCGTCGAGCGCGGCGGTCAGGGCATCGCGGTCGAGCGCGTTCTCCCAGCGCGCGACGACCACGGTCGCCACCGCGTTACCGATGAAGTTGGTCAGCGAGCGGCACTCGCTCATGAAGCGGTCGATGCCCAGGATCAGCGCCATGCCGGCCACCGGCACGGTGGGCACCACCGACAGCGTGGCCGCCAGCGTGATGAAGCCCGCACCGGTCACCCCGGCCGCGCCCTTGGAGCTGAGCATCGCCACCAGCAGCAGCGTGACCTGCTGCCACAGCGTGAGTTCGGTGTTGGTGGCCTGGGCGATGAACAGCGCGGCCAGGGTCATGTAGAGGTTGGTGCCGTCGAGGTTGAACGAGTAGCCGGTCGGCACGACCAGGCCGACCACCGATTTCTTGCAGCCGGCCTTCTCCATCTTCTCCATCAGCGACGGCAGCGCCGATTCCGATGACGAGGTGCCCAGCACCAGCAGCAGTTCGGCCTTCAGGTAGCGGATCAGCTTGAGCACCGAGAAGCCGCAGGCGCGCGCCACCGCGCCCAGGATCACCAGCACGAACAGCAGCGAGCTGACGTAGAACGTGCCCACCAGCCACGCCAGGTTGACCAGCGATTCAAGGCCGTACTTGCCGATGGTGAAGGCGATCGCGCCGAACGCACCGATCGGCGCGGCCTTCATCAAGATATGCACCAGCTTGAACACCGGCGTGGTCAGCGCTTCGAGGAACGTCAGCACCGGGCGGCCCTTCTCGCCGGTGAGCGCCAGCGCGATGCCGAACAGCACCGCGATGAACAGCACCTGCAGGATGTTGCCGTCGACGAACGCGCCGACCAGGGTGCCGGGGATGATGTCGAGCAGGAAGCCGGTCAGGGTCAGCTCGTGGGATTTCTGCACGTAGCCCTGGACCGCGGCGGTGTCGAGCGTGGCCGGGTCGATGTTCATGCCCACGCCGGGCTGGACGACATGCGCGACGACCATGCCGACGACCAGCGCCAGCGTCGAGAAGAACAGGAAGTAGGCCATCGCCTTGGCGAACACCCGGCCGACGGTGCGCAGCTGGGTCATGCCGGCGATGCCGGTGACGATGGTCAGGAAGATCACCGGCGCGATGATCATCTTGACCAGTTTGATGAATGCGTCACCCAGCGGCTTGAGCTGCTCGGCGAACACCGGCGCGTAGTGGCCCAGCAGCGCGCCCAGCGCGATCGCGACCAGCACCTGGACGTACAACTGGCGATACCACGGCAGCCGCGGGGCGGCCGGCGTGGTGGCGGGAATGGCGTGCATGCGGAGGATCCGGTTGGCGCGTCCGTCGACATGCGGGCGCTCGGCGAGGCAGTGTTGTACGCCCGCGCGCCCGATCCGCCGATAGCGCATTGGTGTTATGCGCCGCGTGCATCTGCCGGGCGCACTGCCTAGACTGCCCGGCCCCCTTGCATCCCCTGAGGTCCCCGATGCGCCCCACTCTGCCGCTGCTCATCGCACTCGCCGCCTGTTCTTCATCCGCTTTCGGGCGCGAGTTCGACGACTGGCCGACCAGCTACACCTTCGCCAACGGCACCCAGGTCTCGGCGACGGCGAACTTCGCCTGGGACACCGTGGACTTCAGCGGCGACCCGCGGCTGAGCGACGACAGCGGGCTGCGCCGCCGCGAGTTCGGCGCAACGATCAAGAAGGCCGGCGTCTGGGATGCGATGGTCTATTTCGACTTCGAATCCAAGACCTGGCTGGACGTGTTCGTGCGCGTGGAGAGCAAGGCGTTCCTGGGCCGCGACCTGGGCAAGCTGCGCGTGGGCTACATGAAGGTGCCGGTGGGGTTGGAGGGCGTGACCGCCTCGCGCGCCGGCACATTCATGGAACTGGCTGCGCCGATCCAGGCGATCTACCAGGGCCGGCGGACCGGCGTGGAGTGGACCTACGAGCAGCCGGCCGCGCTGTTCCAGCTCGGCGGCTACGCCGGTCAGGACCTGCACGGCGACAATCACGGACAGACCCTGGCCGGGCGTGCGGTGTGGACGCCGCGCAAGGCCGACGGCGACGTGCTGCACCTGGGGCTGGCGGCCTCGCGCGAGAATCCGGAGGCCTGGACCGATGGGCGCGGCGACCGTTTCGCCCCGACCGCGCGCCTGCGCGCGCGGCCCGGCGCGGGGCTGACGCCGGTGCGCCTGGTCGACTCGGGTGAGCTGGGTCCGGTCGACCACATCCGCCGCACCGGCCTGGAAGGCATCTGGATCCGGGGGCCGGTCTCGCTGCAGGGCGAGCTGCTGCGCGCCGATATCGCCCGCGACGGCGGCCTGCCCGACTACCGCGCCGAAGGCGGGTACCTGGCCGGCAGTTGGCTGATCACTGGCGAGCACCGGCCGTACTCGGCCGGCAACGTCGCCAACCCCAAGCCGGCGCGCAGCTACGGCGCGGTGGAACTGGCCGCGCGCTACAGCACGCTCGACCTCGACGACGGCCCCATTGCCGGTGGCCGCCAGCACGACTGGACGTTCGGCGCCAATTGGTACCTGACCTCGCATTTCAAGCTGCAGGCCAACTACGTGCGCATCAACGCCACCCGCGGCGGCCGCTCGACTTCGCCCGATGCGGTCGAGTTCCGTGCGCAGGTGCATTTCTGAGCGAGCGCACCGTCAGCTCGCGACACGTCGGCCGCTAGTCTGGTCCCATGCGATCCCCGCCCCGCGCCCGCCGTCTGCTGTCGACCGCGATCGCGGTCGGCGGGCTGGTGGCGACGACCGTGCTGGGCTATCAGCTCGGTGGCCACACGGCGCTGCGCCAGCAGACCGCGCTGGCGCAGCAGCAATTGCAGTTGCAGGCGCAGGCGCTGGACCAGCGCATCGAGCGCTACCGGGCGCTGCCGCAGTTGCTGGCGCTCGATCCCGACCTGCGTGCCGCCGTCGCAGCCCCCGTGGACGCGCCCACCCGCGATCGGCTGAACCGGCGACTGGAGGAAGCCAACCGCACCGCGCAGGCGTCCACGCTGACTTTGATCGGCGCCGACGGCACCGCGATCGCGGCCAGCAACTGGCGCACGCTGGGCAGCAACGTCGGCGAGCGTTACGCCTTCCGCCCCTATGTGCAGCAGGCACTGCGCGAGGGCAGCGGGCGCTTCTACGGCATCGGCGTCACCACTGGCGTGCCGGGTTACTTCCTGTCGGAAGCGCTGCGCGACGCGGACGGCCGCGCGGTCGGCGTGATCGTCATCAAGCTTGAGCTGACCCAGTACGAGGAACGCTGGCCGTACGCGCGCAACGTGATGTTGGCCAGCGACCGGTACGGCATCGTGTTCCTCGCCAGCAGGCCCGAATGGCGCTACCGGCTGCTCACCCCGCTCACGACGAGCGCGCGCGAAGAACTCGAGGCCACGCGGCAGTACGGCACGCAGCCGCTGCGTCCGTTCGTGGGCACAATCGGCGCCGATGCGCTGGCACGCATCGACAATCCGGCGATGCCCGGACGCTGGTTGTGGCAGCGCACGCCGCTGGCCGATACCGACTGGACGCTGCACCTGTTGCAGGATGCGACGCCGATCGCGATCGCGGCCTGGCAGTGGGCCGGCATCGCCGGGGTGTCGTGGATCGCGCTGGTGTTCGTGGTGCTGTTCGCGCAACAGCGGCTGCGCCTGGGCGCGCTGCGCCGACGCAGCCGCGAGGAGCTTGAGACGCTGGTGCGCCAGCACGCCCAGGAGCTGCGCACCGCCAAGGACGGGCTGGTCGCCGCGGCGCAGGAGGCCGACACCGGGCTGAGCCGGCGGCTGGCCCACCTGCCGCAGGGGGTGGTCATCATCGACGCGCGGCTGCGCATCGTGGCCTGGAACGCACGCTACATCGAACTGTTCCGCTTCCCGCCCGACCTGGTGCGCGTGGGCACGCCGATCGAGGACGTGTTCCGCTACAACGCCCGCCGCGGCCTGCTCGGCCCCGGTCCGGTCGAGGAGGCGATCGAGCGCCGGCTCGACCACCTGCGCAGCGGCAAGCCGCATGCGCGCGAGAGCGAGAAGAGCGACGGCACGGTGCTGGAGATCCGCGGCAATCCGCTGCCCGACGGCGGTTTCGTCACCAGCTACGCCGACATCACCGCCTACAAGAACACCGCGCGCGAACTGCGCACGCTGGCCGACGCGCTGGAACAACGCATCGCCGAGCGCACCGCGGACCTGGAGCAGGCGCGCCGCGAGGCCGAGGCGGCGAACCGCCAGAAGGGCCGGTTCGCCGCAGCCGCGGTGCACGACCTGCTGCAGCCGCTCAACGCCGCGCGCATGTTCGTCTCGGCGTTGCGCGCACGCTTGCCGGGTGCGGAGGCACGCAACATCGTCGACAGCATCGAGAGCGCGCTGTCGGCGCAGGACGGCATCCTGACCAGCCTGCTCGATGTCTCGCGGTTGGAATCGGGCACGCTGCAGACCGACGTGCGCGACGTGCCGCTGGGGCCGGTGCTCGAGGCGCTGGCGCGCGAGGCCGGTGTGCTGGCGCAGGCCCGCGGCCTGCAGCTCGACGCGGTGCCCACGCGCGCCTGGGTGCGCAGCGATCCGATGCTGCTGCGCCGGCTGGTGCAGAACTTCCTGTCCAACGCGGTGCGCTACACCGCGCACGGCCGCATCCTGCTCGGTTGCCGACGCGAGGGCGCGTCACTGCGCATCGAGGTGCACGACACCGGCCCGGGCATTGCGCCCAACCGCCAGCGCGAGATCTTCGAGGAGTTCCGCCGGCTCGACGACGGCGGCGGCGACGACCGCGGGGTCGGTCTGGGGCTGTCGATCGTCGAGCGCATCGCGCGCTTGCTCGGCCATCGCATCGACCTGCGCTCGCAACCGGGCGTGGGCAGTGTGTTCTCGGTCACGGTGCCGCGGGTCGCCCCCGGCGACGCCGCGCCACTGCCCGCGCCGGAGACCGCCGATACCGACGACGCGCCGCTGCGCGGGCGGCGGGTGTGGTGCATCGACGACGATCCGCACGTGTGCGCGGCCACGCGGCTGCTGCTGGCGCGCTGGGAGTGCGAGGTGCCGCTGGCCGACGGGCCCGAGGCGGCGCTGGCGGCGGCCGCGCCGGGCCAGGCGCCGGAGTTGGTGCTGCTGGACGTGCGCATGGGCGCCTACGACGGTCCGACGCTACTGACGTCCCTGTGCGAACGCTGGCAGGCCACGCCGCTGGTGCTCCTGGTCACCGCCGAGCCCGACCCCGATCTGCGCGCACGCGCCCGCGAGGCGGGTTGGGGCTATCTCGCCAAGCCGGTGCGGCCGCCGGCGCTGCGTGCGGCGATGACCCAGTTGCTGCTGCGCGGCTGAGCGGCGCCGTCAGTCCTCGTCCTCGTCGCGCTCGAGCGCCTTGACCAGCACCGCCGCCTGGGTGCGGCTGTGGCATTCGAGCTTGCGCAGGATCGCGGTCACATGGACCTTGACGGTGTTCTCGGCCAGGCCCAGCTGGTGGGCGATCTGCTTGTTGAGCAGGCCGTCGGCCAGGCACAGCAACACCCGCACCTGCTGCGGCGTGAGCTGGGCCAGGCGGCTGGCCAGCTGGGCATCGGCCTCCGAGCGTTCGGCGGTCAGCGGCGGGAACCAACTGCCGCCATCGAGCACCGCCGCGACCGCCTGGGCGATCGACTCGGCCGGTGCCGACTTGGAGATGAAGCCGGCGGCGCCGAACTGCTGCACCCGGCGCACGGTGCGCGGGTGGTCGTTGGACGAGATCACCAATACCGGCAGCTCGGGCCGCTCGCCGCGCAGCCAGACCAGCGTCGACAGCCCGCGCGCGCCAGGCATCGCCAGGTCGAGCAACACCAGTTCGATCTCGGGGTGGGCCGGCAGCGCGGCCTCGACGGCCGAGGCGCTGGCGGCCTCGACCACGCGGATCTCGCCCAGGCCGTCGCGCAGCGCGTGCAGGACCGCGGCGCGCAGCAGCGGGTGGTCGTCGGCGACCAGGATCGTGGGAGTTTCCATCGCCACAGTCTGGCATGCCCATCGCGCGACGCTTTCGAAGGCACAATGGTCGATCGGGACGATCGGGAGCCGGAGCCGCCATCGAGGTGCATACCGACGCGCACATCCGTCGCGCGCGCAGGCGCCGCCGTTGGCGTGGCGCGCTGCTCGCGCTGCTCGCCGCGCTGGCGTCTGCGGACGTCTTTGCGCAGGCGCCGGACGAGGCGCCTCCGCTGAGCCTGGAGGTCTACGGCCTCGACGAAGGGCTGTCGCAGCTGACGGTCTCGTCGATGTCCGGCGACGACCAGGGATTTCTGTGGGTCGCCACGCAGGATGGCCTCAACCGGTTCGACGGCCATCGCTTCCGCACCTACCGGACCGACGCCACGCCCGGCGAGGCGGGCCTGGCGAGCAGCGGCATCGACAGCCTGGCGTTCGAGACGTCCACCACGCGGATGTGGCTGGGCACCGACGACGCCGGCCTGGAAGTGGTGCATCTGCCGACCTGGACGCGGCGGCGGGTGGATGTCGATGCGGGCCTGTCGCATACGCGCGTCACCGAGATCCTGCTCGACCCGGACGGCGGCGCGTGGGTGGGCACCGAGGCCGGGGTGGGCCATGTCGACGCGGCGGTCGCCACCGTCCGCCCGCTGGGCGCGACTGGGGAGATCGTGGGCCTGGTCTGGGTCGAGGGTCGCGCGCAGCCGGTCGCGCTGGATGCCGCCTGCGGGCTGTGGGCGGTCGCGGACGCCGGGCTGACGGCGCTGCCGTCGCCGCCGGGCGCGCGCCATTGCCTGGCGCTGCAGGCCGGCCCCGAAGGGCTGTGGATCGCGTCCGATGCCGGCCTGCACCGGCTCGACCTGCGCGGCGCGGTGCTGCGCCACTGGCCGATGATCGCGCTGGGCGCCAGCACCGCGCGGCCGACGGCGATGATCCGGCTCGACGACGGCCGGCTGCTGGTCGGCTTCGCCGATGGCGGCGTGGTGCAGCTCGCGCCCGGCAGCGACCGGCCGCAGCGGTTGCGCTTCGATGAACCACCGCGCAGTGCGATCACCCGCTTCCACCAGGGGCGGTCGGGGGCCTGGTGGATCGGGACCTACACCTCGGGCCTGTACCGGGCGCGACCGCTGTCGTCGGTGATCCGCCACGACTTCGTGGGCATGGGCGACATGCGCGACTGGCCGAGCCCGAGCGTGCGCGCGGTCGCGCGCGACGGTGCGCGGATGTTGGTCGGCACCGATGCCGGGCTGCACTTGCGCGATGGCACAGGCGCGTGGCGCACGGTGCCTATGCTCACGACCGATTCGGTGCGCGCACTCGCGCCCGACGGTGTCGGCGGCTGGTGGGTCGGGACGCTGTCGGGGCTGTACCGCCTGCACCGCGACGACCGCATCGCACCGGTCGCCGGCCTGCGCGATCCGCGCATCGATGCGCTGTTGCGCCAGGGCGACACGCTGTGGATCGGCACTCGCGGCGGGCTGCAGCGCTTCGAGCGCGGTCATGCGGTAGACGACCCACGCCTGGCCGCGATCGACGGCAGCATGGTCACAAGGCTATATCCCGATATCGACGGCAGCCTGCTGGTAGGCACCAGCACGCGCGGGCTGTGGCGGCTGCGCGGCGATACGTTCGTGCGATTGCAGCCCACCGGCGCGGGTCTGCACCGTGCGGTCTGGGCGATCCATGCCGATGACCGCGCGATCTGGGCCGGCACCTTTGGCGGCGGCCTGTACCGCATCGACCGCGCGACCGGCGCCTCGACCGTACTGACCGACGGCGACGGGCTGACCAACAACGTCGTCTACCGGATCCTGCCCGATCCGGGCGGGCGGCTGTGGGTGAGCACGAATCTGGGCCTGAGCGTGGTCGACCATGAGAACGGCATCGTGCAGAACCTCGGCCGGCGTGACGGCCTGCGCAACCAGGAATACAACAGCGGCTCGGCGTTCCAGGACGCGGACGGCCTGCTGTACTTCGGCGGCACCCTGGGGCTGGACGTGATCGCGCCGATGCAGCTGCCGCGGCGCAGCGCGCCGGCGCGCCCGGTGCTCACCGGCCTGCAGTTGCTGAGCCGGCGCAGCGACCCGGAGGCGCGCCGTGCCGGCGAGACGGACATCGTCTACGCGACCCGGATCGCGCTCGACGACGAGGACGACGTGTTCACGATCGGCATGACCGCCATCGACTTCCTCGCCCCCGGCGCGGCGCAGCTGCGCTACCGGGTCGAGGGCCTGCACGCGGGCTGGCTGTATCCGCACCAGGCGCGCACCGAGGTCTCGCTCAACCACCTGCCCGCCGGCCGCTATCGGCTGGAAGTACAGGCGGCCGGTCGCGACGGCACGTTCGGCCCATCGCGGGTGCTGGAGATGACCATGCCGCCGCCGCCCTGGCGCCATCCGCTGGCCTATGCCGGCTACGCGCTGCTGGCCGTCTGTGCGCTGGCGCTGTTCGCCTGGCGGGCGCGACGGGCGGTGCGCCGCGAGCGCGAACGCGCGGCGCTGCTGGACCGCACGATCGCCGAGCGCACCGCCCAGCTCGAGCAGGCCAACCGGCAGCTGCAGTTGAGCAACGCACAACTCGACGCGGCGACCCGGCTCGACCCGCTGACCCGCCTGGCCAACCGACGCGAACTGCAGGACTGGCTTGCGCGGGCGTCGCAGCGCGTGTCCACGCCCGCCGCCGCGGAGGCGACGCCGGCCGCGCTGTACTTCTTCATGCTCGACATCGATGCGTTCAAGCGCATCAACGACACCCGCGGCCACCAGGCCGGCGATGCGGTGCTGGTGCAGTTCGCGCAGCGGCTGCGCGGCCTGTGCCGCAGCGACGACCTGCTGGTGCGCTGGGGCGGTGAGGAGTTCCTGCTGGTCGCTCCGCTCGACGGCGCCGAGGCCGCGGCGCGGCTGGCCGAGCGCATCCGCGACACCGTCGCCGCCGAACCGGTGGCGCTGGCCCACGGCGCGCCGCTGCCGCTGACCTGCTCGATCGGCTTCGCGCCGTGGCCGTTCGCGTCCGCCTGGCCGACGCTCGGCGACTGGCAGCAGACCAGCGCCCTGGCCGACCGCTGCCTGTACGCGGCCAAGGCCGCCGGGCGCGACGCCTGGGTCGGTCTGGTACCGACCCCCACGCCCCGCCGGCACCAGCTCCATGCGCTGTTCGCCGGCGCCGACCCGGCCGACCTGGGCGAGAGCGTGCGCTGCCTGTATTCGACCGCCGCGCCACCGACGTTCGGGCTCTGAGCGCCTAGAGCTGGTCGAGCCGGATACGGTTGGCGAACAGCGAGAACGCGAGCATGCCCGCCAGCCCGCCGGCGCGCGCCAGCCACGGCGGCAGCCAATGCGGCGGCTGCAGGGTGCCGTCGTCGAACAGCGGCGCGAACCGGTGCACGTCGTCCAGGGTCATCTTGCCGGCAAACAGTTGCCGGCACAGCGGCAGCTGGCGCTGTGCCAGCGCCTGGCGGAAGAAGGTGTGCACATCGATCAAGCCGCGCAGGTACACCGTGTCCTTGGTGAAGGCATAGCCGCCGCTCAGCGGCACGCCACGAAACACCCGCTGCGCTGAGGCGAAACTCTCGGCCGGGGCTTGTCCGGCGGCGTGGAAGTAGTCGAACACCTGCAGGAAATCGGCCCCGTCCAGGGCACGCGCGATCGCCTCGGTGCGCAGGCTGATCCGCTTCATGCGGGCGATGTCGAGGCTGCCGGTGATCTGCTCGGCGAACACCGCCAGCCCTTCCTGCGTGGCGGTGGTGCGCGGCGCGGCCATCGCCAGACTCGGCAACACCGCCTGCGCGCGGCCGTTGAGCGCGGTCAGCGAATGCACGAAGGCTTCGTGCTGCAGCAGTTGGGCACGGTCGTGCGGCGAATAGCGCGCATCGGCGCGCAGTCGCAGTCGATAGGCGCCGGCGGCGGCCTTGGCGATCAGCCCGGCATCAAGGGCGACCTCGACCAAGCGCACACCGAAGTACGCGTCCAGATCGCCCTGGAGCTGCACTTGCAGCGTCGCGGCATCGACCGTCGGATCGTCGGCCTCGCCGAGCAGGGCCGGATCGTAGGCCTCGGCGATCCGGAGGAAATGCCGCGCCGCGTCGCAGGTCGTCAGCGCCCCGCCGGGTAACACCGCGT from Luteimonas sp. S4-F44 carries:
- a CDS encoding porin yields the protein MRPTLPLLIALAACSSSAFGREFDDWPTSYTFANGTQVSATANFAWDTVDFSGDPRLSDDSGLRRREFGATIKKAGVWDAMVYFDFESKTWLDVFVRVESKAFLGRDLGKLRVGYMKVPVGLEGVTASRAGTFMELAAPIQAIYQGRRTGVEWTYEQPAALFQLGGYAGQDLHGDNHGQTLAGRAVWTPRKADGDVLHLGLAASRENPEAWTDGRGDRFAPTARLRARPGAGLTPVRLVDSGELGPVDHIRRTGLEGIWIRGPVSLQGELLRADIARDGGLPDYRAEGGYLAGSWLITGEHRPYSAGNVANPKPARSYGAVELAARYSTLDLDDGPIAGGRQHDWTFGANWYLTSHFKLQANYVRINATRGGRSTSPDAVEFRAQVHF
- a CDS encoding PAS-domain containing protein, which produces MRSPPRARRLLSTAIAVGGLVATTVLGYQLGGHTALRQQTALAQQQLQLQAQALDQRIERYRALPQLLALDPDLRAAVAAPVDAPTRDRLNRRLEEANRTAQASTLTLIGADGTAIAASNWRTLGSNVGERYAFRPYVQQALREGSGRFYGIGVTTGVPGYFLSEALRDADGRAVGVIVIKLELTQYEERWPYARNVMLASDRYGIVFLASRPEWRYRLLTPLTTSAREELEATRQYGTQPLRPFVGTIGADALARIDNPAMPGRWLWQRTPLADTDWTLHLLQDATPIAIAAWQWAGIAGVSWIALVFVVLFAQQRLRLGALRRRSREELETLVRQHAQELRTAKDGLVAAAQEADTGLSRRLAHLPQGVVIIDARLRIVAWNARYIELFRFPPDLVRVGTPIEDVFRYNARRGLLGPGPVEEAIERRLDHLRSGKPHARESEKSDGTVLEIRGNPLPDGGFVTSYADITAYKNTARELRTLADALEQRIAERTADLEQARREAEAANRQKGRFAAAAVHDLLQPLNAARMFVSALRARLPGAEARNIVDSIESALSAQDGILTSLLDVSRLESGTLQTDVRDVPLGPVLEALAREAGVLAQARGLQLDAVPTRAWVRSDPMLLRRLVQNFLSNAVRYTAHGRILLGCRREGASLRIEVHDTGPGIAPNRQREIFEEFRRLDDGGGDDRGVGLGLSIVERIARLLGHRIDLRSQPGVGSVFSVTVPRVAPGDAAPLPAPETADTDDAPLRGRRVWCIDDDPHVCAATRLLLARWECEVPLADGPEAALAAAAPGQAPELVLLDVRMGAYDGPTLLTSLCERWQATPLVLLVTAEPDPDLRARAREAGWGYLAKPVRPPALRAAMTQLLLRG
- a CDS encoding response regulator transcription factor translates to METPTILVADDHPLLRAAVLHALRDGLGEIRVVEAASASAVEAALPAHPEIELVLLDLAMPGARGLSTLVWLRGERPELPVLVISSNDHPRTVRRVQQFGAAGFISKSAPAESIAQAVAAVLDGGSWFPPLTAERSEADAQLASRLAQLTPQQVRVLLCLADGLLNKQIAHQLGLAENTVKVHVTAILRKLECHSRTQAAVLVKALERDEDED